The Microbacter margulisiae genomic sequence GGGTTGAAGATCGCGTAGGTATTTTTGCATTCCGGCAGATTCAAACTGAAATATTCCGGTAGTCCTGCCGTCGCTAAATAGGTCATATGTCTTTTTATCGTCCAATGGTATGGTATCTATATCCACATCAATGCCATGAGACTGCTTAATATTGACTAAAGCTTCCTTGATAATCGACAACGTCTTAAGACCTAGAAAGTCCATTTTAATCAGACCAACGTTCTCCACCACTGAACCTTCATATTGAGTTACTAAAAGCTCATGGTTGCTCCCTTTATCTTTAACCGTACTCAATGGCACAAAATTAGTCAAATCGTCAGAGCCAATAATCACACCACAGGCGTGAACGCCAGTCTGTCTGACAGTCCCTTCAAGCATTTCAGCATACTTAAGCGTATCTGACAATTTTTGGTTGGAAGATTCTCGTGCAGCTTTCAATTCAGGGACATACTTCAAACAATTAGAAAGGTTCACTTTGACCTCTTTCCCGTCCGCTTCCGGTAATTTATCCGGAACATATTTAGCTAACTGATTAGCCTCTTCCAACGGTAATTTCTGTACTCGGGCAACATCCTTGATACTCATCTTAGTTGCCATTGTCCCATATGTAATAATGTGCGCCACCCTTTCTTTACCATACTTCTCTGTTACCCAGCGAAGCACATCGTCACGCCCATCGTCATCAAAGTCGATATCAATATCAGGCATCGAAATACGATCAGGATTCAAAAAACGTTCAAACAACAAATCATACCGAATAGGGTCAATATCGGTAATTTTCAAACAATATGCCACAACCGATCCGGCTGCCGACCCCCGTCCTGGGCCAACCGCAACTTTCATGAAACGTGCAGCTTGTATAAAATCCTGAACAATGAGAAAATACCCAGGAAATCCCATTTGTTTTATTACACCTAATTCGAAATCAATTCGTTCCTGAACCTCAGGAGTCATGTTCTCACCTGGATAACGTTCTGACGCACCTTTCTTGGTAAGCATCTCAAGATAATCAGCTTCCAGCTTAATCCTGATAACTTTCTCATAACCTCCCATCTTGTCAAAATGGACACCGAATTCTTCACGCAGCATAGCTTCATCAAATTGCTTGCGATACAGTTCCTCTGTTGAAAAGCTTTCAGGAATTGGGAAGCGAGGCATGATCGCATCCGAATTAATATTGTAAAACTCAACTTTCCCCGCAATCTCTAACGTTGTTTGCATCACTTCAGGAAGGTCAGAGAATATGCGTTTCATTTCCTCAGGAGTCTTTAGCCACTCCTGTTTTGTATAATGCATTCGAGTCGGATCGTCAAAATCTTTACCAGTGCTCAAACAAATCAAGCGATCGTGAGCTTCGGCATGTTCCTGTTCCACAAAATGGACATCATTGGAAGCCATCACTTTAGTTCCTGTTTTTTGAGCCAAACGTAATATTTCCTTATTAACGATCTGTTGCTTGTCGAAGACATTACCATCAATCTCCTGATTCAATGTTTGGTGACGTTGCAATTCCAGATAGAAATCATCCCCAAACCGTTGCTTAAACCAATAGATAGCCTCTTCAGCTCCATCTATATCTCCGGATAATATTCGGGATGGAATTTCACCTCCCAAACAAGCAGTACAAACGATCAATCCTTCATGGTACTTATCAAGCAATTCTTTATCTATCCGAGGACGATAATAAAAGCCATCAATCCATGAGGCAGAGATTAATTTACATAAATTCTGATATCCTGTCTTGTTTTTCGCCAATAGAATCAAATGGTGACCGCTCCCATCTTCTTTTGCACTTTTATCAAACCTCGTTCTCCGTGCCACATATGTCTCACAACCAAGAATAGGCTTAAAAAGTTTCGTTTGCAGCTCTGCCTTCTTCTCAAGGTATCCGTTGATCTCCTCCATTTGGTTCTCAGCCTTCAATGCAGAGATTTCATGATCAATTTTCTTTATTTCGTCAAAGACCGGGGCATTCTTCTTGGCAACATAGTCATAAAACTCCTTGATGCCAAACATAGCCCCATGGTCGGTCAGAGCCAAAGCAGGCATATGGTTTGCAATAGCCTTATTTACTAAATCTCCGATTTTCGACATTCCGTCCAAAATCGAATAATGAGAGTGAACATGCAAATGAACAAATGAATCCATAATCAAATGATAAAGGTAAATACCCCTAAGCATACCGTACACATGGGGCACCTAATTATTCCTTCAAAGATATATAAAAAGGATCAAGGAGAATATTAAATGAACTATTGTTGATAAGTATTTCTTACAACAAAACAGTAGACAGCATACAATTGTATAGAAAGTAGGCCATTAATTCAGATGTAACCCTATCATCTTAGAATATCATTGCTGCTTCAGTAGTCGCAGAACTCTGGGCCGAGAAGCCCAGACAATCTGCTAAAAGCTCCCAGTTAATACAAACAAAAAGAGTTGCCTCAAAGAAGCAACTCTTTCCGAATTATATTTATGAACCTTATTATTCAGCTGCCGGGGTTTCTGCCTGAGCCTCAGTAACTGGTTCCTGTTTAGGAGCAACAGGTGTAGTTGTAGCAGCCTTTTTAGTACTTGCTCTACGTGTACGGGTAGCTTTCTTAATAGCTTTTTCCTTCAACATATTTTCATTGTAATCTACTAACTCAATGATACACATTTCTGCAGCGTCACCAAGACGAAATCCTGTTTTCAAAATACGAGTATATCCACCAGGACGATTGGCAATTTTTTGAGCTACGTCACGGAACAACTCTGTAACCACCTCTTTATTCTGCAAATAGCTAAAAACGGTTCTGCGGGAATGCGTGCTATCTTCTTTCGCTTTAGTCAACAGAGGTTCGATATAAACGCGCAAAGCCTTTGCTTTTGCAGTTGTAGTGGTAATACGTTTGTGTTTGATAAGAGAACAAGCCATATTTGCCAACATCGCCTTTCTATGGGATGAAGTGCGGCTTAAATGGTTGAATTTTTTATTATGTCTCATTTCCTTTAATCTTTATCTAATTTATATTTTGTCAAATCCATGCCAAACGAAAGATGCAAAGACTCCAATTTGGCATCCAGTTCATTCAATGATTTCTTTCCAAAGTTTCTAAACTTCAGCAAATCATTTCTATTGAACGAGCACAACTGTCCCAATGTTTCAACATCTGCTGCTTTCAAACAGTTCAATGCTCTCACAGACAGGTCTAAATCAACCATTTTTGTCTTAAATAACTGACGCATACGCAATGCTTCCTCGTCAAATTCTTCATCAACAACTTCTTCAACTGTCTCTACTGCAATCTTTTCATCAGAGAATAACATGAAGTGTTGTATCAGAATTTTTGCAGCTTCTTTCAACGCATCTTTCGGATGAATTGATCCGTCGCTCATTATTTCAATGATCAGTTTTTCGTAGTCCGTTTTTTGTTCAACACGATAATTCTCAATTGAATATTTGACATTTACAATTGGAGTAAAAATTGAGTCAATAGGAATAACATCTACTTCAGCTGCTACAAATTTATTCTCTTCAGCGGGTACATAACCTCTCCCTTTATTAATGGTTAATTCAATCTGAAGTGTATAATCCGGATCAATTCTGCAGATGAGCAAATCAGGGTTCAACACAACAAACCCCGTCAAATAACGACCTATATCACCAGCAGTAAAGACATCTTTTCCAGACACCGAAATACTGACTTTTTCATTCTCTACGTCATCTACACATTGTTTAAAACGAACTTTCTTCAAATTAAGAATAATGTTCGTAACGTCTTCCATAACGCCAGGCACCGTCGAAAACTCATGCTCTACGCCATCGATCTTGACAGAAGTGATCGCATATCCATCAAGAGAAGAAAGCAAGATTCGACGTAATGCATTACCGATTGTGATGCCAAAACCAGGTTCGAGAGGGCGGAATTCAAATACACCCCGCTTCTCTTCTGATTCGAGCATAATCACCTTATCGGGTTTTTGAAATGCTAATATAGACATAGATCAAAAATTATTTAGAATACAATTCAACAATCAGTTGCTCCTTGATATTTTCAGGAATGTCTGCACGCTCAGGAAGATGGAGGAATTTACCTGACATGGCACTTTTATCCCATTCCATCCAAGGATATTTGCTATGATTAAAACCGTTTAATGCATCAACAATAATAATCATTGATTTATCCTTTTCGCGTACTGATATGATCTGGCCTGGTTTTACCTGATAAGAGGGAATATTAACAACTTCTCCATCAACCAAAATATGACGGTGACCGACCAATTGTCTTGCTCCATTTCGAGAAGGAGAAAGTCCTAAACGAAACACAACATTGTCTAAACGTGATTCAAGCAATTGTAATAATACTTCACCAGTAATTCCTTTCGTAGCCTGAGCTTTTTCAAACAAAAGTCTAAACTGACGCTCTAATACACCATAGGTATATTTTGCTTTTTGCTTTTCTCTCAGCTGAATGCCATACTCAGACGATTTTTTGTGTCTTCCACTGCCATGTTGACCAGGAGGATAATTCTTCTTTGATAATACCTTATCAGGGCCAAATATCGGCTCTCCGAATTTACGTGCTATTTTTGATTTTGGACCAATATATCTTGCCATTGTTCTACGTATTTTTTTTTCGTTATTAGTTGTGCCAACACTCCGGTAAAGTTAACCTACTGTTACTCACTGAGAGTGTGGTTAATCTTTATACTCTTCTGCGTTTTGGAGGACGACATCCATTATGTGGTAATGGAGTAACATCAACAATTTCAGTCACTTCAATACCAGCTCCATGTACAGTACGAATTGCGGACTCCCGACCATTACCCGGACCTTTTACATAAGCCTTTACTTTCCTCAAACCCAAATCAAAAGCAACTTTTGCACAATCCTGAGCAGCCATTTGTGCAGCATAGGGGGTATTTTTCTTTGATCCGCGGAACCCCATCTTTCCAGCTGACGACCAAGAAATTACTTGTCCGTCTCCGTTGGTTAGGGTTACTATAATATTGTTGAACGAAGAGTGAACATGCAGCTGTCCAACACCATCAACTTTGACCACTCTTTTTTTAGTGGTAACTGCTTTCTTTGCCATATTCTATCAATGTTTGCTAAGTTAAACGTTATTTCGTTGCTTTCTTCTTATTAGCAACAGTCTTTTTCTTGCCTTTTCTTGTACGAGCATTATTCTTTGTGCTTTGACCTCTTACAGGCAATCCTAAACGGTGGCGAATTCCTCTATAACAGCCAATATCCATCAGTCGTTTGATGTTTAATTGAACTTCGGAACGCAAATCACCTTCAACTTTAAACTTAGCACCGATTATTTCACGGATCTTAGCTGCTTGGTCGTCAGTCCAATCTTTTACTTTAGTGTCTAAATCAACACCAGCTTCATTCAAGATTTGCTTTGCACTACTGCGACCTATTCCGTAGATATAAGTCAATCCAACTTCACCTCTTTTATTTTGAGGCAGATCTACTCCAACAATTCTTATAGCCATATATTACTTATTAAAATATTAACCCTGCCGTTGTTTATACTTGGGATTTTTCTTGTTAATTACATATAACCGTCCTTTTCGACGTACAATTTTACATTCGGGAGTACGTTTTTTAATGGATGCTTTTACTTTCATATTAATTTAATCTTTAATTGATTGCTAAACAATTTTCGTTTCTTGATTCTCGTGCCAGACACGATTGCAGTTTTATTTATAGCGAAATGATATTCTCCCTTTGGTCAAATCATAAGGAGACATCTCAACTCTTACTTTATCTCCGGGCAAAATCTTAATATAATGCATCCGCATCTTCCCCGAAATATGAGCCGTTATAACATGGCCGTTTTGCAATTCTACTCGAAACATAGCATTTGATAATGCTTCTGTTATGATTCCATCTTGCTCAATAGCAGATTGTTTTGGCATAAACGATTATGATCTGAAAAACATTAATTTACTGAATTTCTTCTTATAAAACACCTACGACTTTTTCGATAAAGTCAAAAGTAGATAAAATATCCGCTTTACCATCCCGAATTGCAATAGAATGTTCAAAATGTGCAGCCCATTTTCGATCTGCAGTTCTGGTAGTCCAACCGTCCTTTTCATAAATAAGCCGATAAGTCCCCATA encodes the following:
- the infA gene encoding translation initiation factor IF-1, producing the protein MPKQSAIEQDGIITEALSNAMFRVELQNGHVITAHISGKMRMHYIKILPGDKVRVEMSPYDLTKGRISFRYK
- the ykgO gene encoding type B 50S ribosomal protein L36; translated protein: MKVKASIKKRTPECKIVRRKGRLYVINKKNPKYKQRQG
- the rpsM gene encoding 30S ribosomal protein S13 — its product is MAIRIVGVDLPQNKRGEVGLTYIYGIGRSSAKQILNEAGVDLDTKVKDWTDDQAAKIREIIGAKFKVEGDLRSEVQLNIKRLMDIGCYRGIRHRLGLPVRGQSTKNNARTRKGKKKTVANKKKATK
- the rpsD gene encoding 30S ribosomal protein S4 produces the protein MARYIGPKSKIARKFGEPIFGPDKVLSKKNYPPGQHGSGRHKKSSEYGIQLREKQKAKYTYGVLERQFRLLFEKAQATKGITGEVLLQLLESRLDNVVFRLGLSPSRNGARQLVGHRHILVDGEVVNIPSYQVKPGQIISVREKDKSMIIIVDALNGFNHSKYPWMEWDKSAMSGKFLHLPERADIPENIKEQLIVELYSK
- a CDS encoding DNA-directed RNA polymerase subunit alpha; the encoded protein is MSILAFQKPDKVIMLESEEKRGVFEFRPLEPGFGITIGNALRRILLSSLDGYAITSVKIDGVEHEFSTVPGVMEDVTNIILNLKKVRFKQCVDDVENEKVSISVSGKDVFTAGDIGRYLTGFVVLNPDLLICRIDPDYTLQIELTINKGRGYVPAEENKFVAAEVDVIPIDSIFTPIVNVKYSIENYRVEQKTDYEKLIIEIMSDGSIHPKDALKEAAKILIQHFMLFSDEKIAVETVEEVVDEEFDEEALRMRQLFKTKMVDLDLSVRALNCLKAADVETLGQLCSFNRNDLLKFRNFGKKSLNELDAKLESLHLSFGMDLTKYKLDKD
- the rplQ gene encoding 50S ribosomal protein L17, coding for MRHNKKFNHLSRTSSHRKAMLANMACSLIKHKRITTTTAKAKALRVYIEPLLTKAKEDSTHSRRTVFSYLQNKEVVTELFRDVAQKIANRPGGYTRILKTGFRLGDAAEMCIIELVDYNENMLKEKAIKKATRTRRASTKKAATTTPVAPKQEPVTEAQAETPAAE
- the dnaE gene encoding DNA polymerase III subunit alpha, translated to MDSFVHLHVHSHYSILDGMSKIGDLVNKAIANHMPALALTDHGAMFGIKEFYDYVAKKNAPVFDEIKKIDHEISALKAENQMEEINGYLEKKAELQTKLFKPILGCETYVARRTRFDKSAKEDGSGHHLILLAKNKTGYQNLCKLISASWIDGFYYRPRIDKELLDKYHEGLIVCTACLGGEIPSRILSGDIDGAEEAIYWFKQRFGDDFYLELQRHQTLNQEIDGNVFDKQQIVNKEILRLAQKTGTKVMASNDVHFVEQEHAEAHDRLICLSTGKDFDDPTRMHYTKQEWLKTPEEMKRIFSDLPEVMQTTLEIAGKVEFYNINSDAIMPRFPIPESFSTEELYRKQFDEAMLREEFGVHFDKMGGYEKVIRIKLEADYLEMLTKKGASERYPGENMTPEVQERIDFELGVIKQMGFPGYFLIVQDFIQAARFMKVAVGPGRGSAAGSVVAYCLKITDIDPIRYDLLFERFLNPDRISMPDIDIDFDDDGRDDVLRWVTEKYGKERVAHIITYGTMATKMSIKDVARVQKLPLEEANQLAKYVPDKLPEADGKEVKVNLSNCLKYVPELKAARESSNQKLSDTLKYAEMLEGTVRQTGVHACGVIIGSDDLTNFVPLSTVKDKGSNHELLVTQYEGSVVENVGLIKMDFLGLKTLSIIKEALVNIKQSHGIDVDIDTIPLDDKKTYDLFSDGRTTGIFQFESAGMQKYLRDLQPSQFEDLIAMNALYRPGPISNIPEFIDRKQGRSPITYDIPVMERYLKETYGITVYQEQVMLLSRLLAGFTRGQSDELRKAMGKKLKDKMASLKVKFIDGCKKNGHDENIILKIWDDWESFASYAFNKSHATCYSWVAYQTAYLKANYPAEFMAANLTRNKDSITEIAKFMDECRSMKIEVLGPDVNESRLHFVVNKKGAIRFGLGGVKGVGEGAVDAIVNEREKNGAYRSTFDFFERINLNACNRKAIESLVLAGGFDALGDVSREQFFVQNDKDEQAIDSLIRYGNKVQNDKTNASNSLFGGFEEVAVAKPSIPFAPQWASLERLNKEREYVGIYLSAHPLDKYELELRYGCNTQMAALNDLETLKGKEIIAGGIVTATQQGMTKNGRPFGSLTIEDYSGAYRIMLFQNDFVEFSKFMIPNLFVLIWGIVQERGADWKNSRPRDASQPIIYEFKVKRIALLPAFVEEDTLLTSLCIKIEINKLTEDLIDDIKALSTENATGKTKLYFVVYDEASHTKVKLFARQILISISKSLINFLEEKQGEEILSFSINRDSATC
- the rpsK gene encoding 30S ribosomal protein S11, which produces MAKKAVTTKKRVVKVDGVGQLHVHSSFNNIIVTLTNGDGQVISWSSAGKMGFRGSKKNTPYAAQMAAQDCAKVAFDLGLRKVKAYVKGPGNGRESAIRTVHGAGIEVTEIVDVTPLPHNGCRPPKRRRV